ttacggctctcacttctgccgcagtcttggtgatgtagtcgcgaagatcgcggatatccgatgtctcgtcagtggatttccgagcctgtcggcgcttactgcgagtgagctcggtttgcctttcggccagctcctcttgttcgttccaataggcgacttcttcttcttccgtcattggtttttcgaacggggagccttcccgagcggatcggcttctggtccttcttggatgtctgtcgacatcctcgtcggtgtcgttggagacatcgctaggatccaggtcaatgtgttcggcttcgttatcctccgagtcctttgcagggagcggaagactttcagagttccccttctcgatgggagacttctcgctggggttttgaccggaaggtcgttcccgcgcgactcctgctctatcgagtggggtggcgaaatcgagcctcttcccgcggattttggtggttccgcggggacggatagcttgggtccttgccgttaaggtttcaacctgtttggtcaaggtattcacgagcttatcctgttcttccgaccttttttcataggtggcgaacatctttttaaactcctcgagagtcgcggcgttggcttgcgcgttggccgcagatacgtccgctaccggagtgtggagatcggtgccgctgcctccgttaaggggagtttgcacgttatccgcgtcgttggttgacatgtctgactgtgtgtggcttttgcgggttagattgatccgtaaggccccctccttctagcgccaaactgtgggaaccgaaattcgcactgtcgatttccgtttaaataaggaaactaagaaaaccctagtttcccagaggacccggatatctgttaattaccacacgtcaagcaatcagaacacgagaataacaacgataaaaataagaaatcgaaaagagagcaaagtagatcttattccgaatctgcgtatgagcgttacaacaaggtataagcctgggctcgagagctgtcggcgagattcctagttctagcaaccctaagacggctaaacctaattgagtcgcagctcgaaataacaaaaacggaaagttgcctaaatcgctctaagtgctaagtttgctctgaaaaagttctcccttctgctcctcgcctaggactccttatatactagctccaaggtcggtttacgcttttactcttctgcccttaagccgtcatagcataaaaatggagatattccatttttcccgatcttcacaattatcttcaaaacttccgtatttatccgcggaaacttgacatttatccttcctcgtgggccaagcgcgaaccatgctgtggttcacgggcttttggttaagaaaaatcgtaggatgggcctcgagtcgtgttttaggtccctttgggccgtcttccgactcgacacgtttactacgagttttccgcggtttctaatccgcgaagtttgatcgatgaattagaatagcgggaaacatggactgagcttgctacggtcttcgggagatagcattcgaaggtttgacgagaatgcaaggactggtgtcgtatcgatgttcggaaaggttcaatcgctacacagcgaccgaactttggctcgagcccggtcgctatgtagcgaccgagcgaaacgagtgctcggtcgctacgtagcgaccgagcttcggcttgagctcggtcgctacgtagcgaccgagcgggacgatcgctcggtcgctacgtagcgaccgagctttggctcgagctcggtcgctacgtagcgaccgagcgggacgatcgctcggtcgctacgtagcgaccgagcttggctgagctcggtcgctacgtagcgaccgagcgggacgaacgctcggtcgctacgtagcgaccgagctttggctcgagctcggtcgctacgtagcgaccgagcgggacgatcgctcggtcgctacgtagcgaccgagcttggctgagctcggtcgctacgtagcgaccgagcgggacgatcgctcggtcgctacgtagcgaccgagctttggctcgagctcggtcgctacgtagcgaccgagcgggacgatcgctcggtcgctacgtagcgaccgagctttggctcgagctcggtcgctacgtagcgaccgagcgggacgatcgctcggtcgctacgtagcgaccgagctttggctcgagctcggtcgctacgtagcgaccgagcgggacgatcgctcggtcgctacgtagcgaccgagcttggctgagctcggtcgctacgtagcgaccgagcgggacgatcactcggtcgctacgtagcgaccgagctttggcccgagctcggtcgctacgtagcgaccgagcgggacgatcgttcggtttgaatcccaaagaatacttcttcgtaaaaataacctcgtataggttatttttacgaaaattacatcccttcttttactaactctttcggaaatacgatctctgaggattttcgggtggtaattccgtcgtaaccgtttttgaccccaacaaaagATTCCACTGAATTGGTGGTGTCAACATTGTACCTATCTCCTTCAAAGTAACATCTCGCCTATTTCCTCTCTTCAACACTTTTGTCAAGATACTCCGCTGCGCTAGGATACCTCATGCGAAAAGCATTATAAAGGTTCAAGAACTCAGCCTCTGTATAAGCGTGTGCGCAGCCCATAAACTTAAACGTGCAAGTTTCTCTGTTGTTACGGACATGTACTTTAACATTCTGAGCCAAATGCCATATACAATAACCATGAGCGGCCTGAGGGAACACTAGACTTACTGCCTTGATCAAGCTTTTGTTTCTATCTGAAAGAAACACCAATCCAGGAACATCagatatcactgatttcaactGTTCCATAAACCACACCCAACTATGCTCTTTCTCACCATCTGCAATACCAAACGCAATTGGATAGTGGTGATGATCGGGATCTTGAGCAGTCGCAACAAATAGAACTCCACCATAAACATTCTTCAGGTGTGTTGCATCGACAATGAGGACTTTCCTCATAGCGATAAACCCTTCTATGCTAGCTCCCAAAGCAAAAAACAGATATTTAAACTTTTGGGCCTCATCCACAACCACTCGAGCTACTGTGCCAGGATTCGACTGCTTTAGCATGTGCatataagaatttaataaagtaTAACTCTCTTCTGGACTTCCTCGCACTTTATTAGCAGCTAATCTTTTTCCTCTCCATGACGTTGTGTATGATACTTTCACAGCCACCCTGTGATGAACCAGCTGGATCAAGGCGTTGGGAGCTGGTGTGTCTAAACTACCGGGATAATCTTGAGCCAAAACAGCTGCAACGATTCCTGGTGTGCCTCTCCTTCTATTAGGAAGTGTTCTTGTAGTAACAACAGAACATCTATGCTGTTTGATGTAACTTCTAACCGTCCAACTATCTGAATTCATCAACTTTGCAACACGCACATACCACTTGCAGCCTTCTTTGGCTGCTCGGCATTTTATCACATATCTCTTAGTGTCCGACTTAATTACATCATACTCAAAACACTTCAGATGTGAAGCCGTCTGAATATGAACTTGTGCTTCCTCCTTGGTTCTAAATTCTTGACCTACAGCCAAATCCATACCATCATCCCGTTCCTTGACAGCTGGGGTTACTTCAACTGATGGTCTTGCTTTTGTATCTTCAATCACAATCGCATCTCTTTCGGTGACATTACCATGAATTTCAATGTCATCGTAAAGTGTGAGCACACCATCTGCTTCACAAGCCTCTCTATCAGTAGCCCATGTATCAGTAGCCTCTCCATCAGTAGCCTCTCTATCGGATAGACCGACATAgacatcagcttcatcatcctcttcttgAACCGTTTTGTTGAACTCCACATGTAGAACACTTCTACACTTCTCATGATTTACTTGCAGTAGATAACCAAAAACATCTTCATCATTCCAGACATATGATAGCTTGTTTGAATACAAGACCATTGGAAAGTAACTAATCTTCGTTTCCACCTTATATCCATCTACCTTTATCTTTCTGCAAATACGCTCAACCAAAGCAGAGTATGTGATCTCCTCCACTGATTCCTTAAACACAATCGTGtgaatttcatcttctccttcaccaTCTCCCGAAATCCATTTCATTTCGGCCCCATCCTTAATATAATATCCCCCGTAGTCAAAACAAATGATTGTGCAAGGTGGATTTTGCATTTTtcctgaaataaaataaaattttaattatattacaatTTAATTACCATTATTAGGAAGCTTGTACTCTCTTACTAATActttttcatttcatttcagTAATATACTTAGTAATACTAGTATTACTAGTAAAACAATTTTACCTTAGTAAACTTTAGTTATCATAGTAATACCCAGAAATTATCCTTGCACTAGCTAATGAAATTTTTAGGACGATTTTGTTCAGATTTTACATTACccatgatatataatttatattaatgaaattacatACAAAAGATCATCGAAAATGGACATAAAATATACCATAAACCCATAAACATagttttcaaaatctttttaaatctcTTAAAATTTGCATCCgatctttctttttaaatacTAGGCGAGATATACGCTTCTTTTTAATAGTAGTCAAgcaaaaatttcatcaaaaccGGACATAAAATATACCCGAAATCTATATTCACAGTTTTCAGACTcgtttttactctctcaaaactTTCATTAATTCTTACTTTTTTTACATTACCCATGATATACACAACATTTAAATGCtattccacaaaaaaaaacatcaaaaacggACAAGAATAACCTGTTTATGAAGCTTCAAATTCGCCAATGGAGAGTGAGGAAGGAGAGCTTCACGCGGAGAAAGAGGGAAACTTGAAGACATGTGGGCCAGGTCTTCTCTGATTGGTTAAGGTTGTCTCTGGTGGGCCATCTTGGTTGTTGGTTTATTTAAGTGAAGAAATAAATGAGTTAATGAGGTGGaagaaatatattaaagaaaTGAGAGGCTAATTTGGTATTTGCAATGACAATGGGGGTATTGAGAATAGAGAGGGGATATGAAGGTTAGTTTTTTTCTCATGAGGGCATCTGGAGTTAAAGTCCGAGTAATGGAGAATTCTTTTTTAGGGGCATTGGAGCAATTGATtcaagagagatagagagaaatTTCTCTTGGAGCTATTTTAATCTATTGACTCTTGTAAGTTTATGAGCATTTTGCTtccatttcttttgtttttctcggGATATTCTCGAGACGCACGCTGTGATGGCGACGAAGTCAAAACTCCAGTCACTCTCAGCACGCCGTTCCTCGCCGCGTACTCGCTCGGGAGCTGTGCGAGAACCTATTTCCACACCGGCGGCTCCTTGCTCCAGATTTGTGCCAAAACCCAATTCGGACGAGATCCCCCCACGCACGCCCTTCTCCTTCAAGTCCATCACACCCACCACCCTAAAGTCCGTCTCTTTGTCCGACTGGTGGCTAACTAAGAAGGCCAACGAAACGGGTTTGGGCGTTTCAGGCTTCGAATCAAAAGGCGGGCCTGAGGTGAGACTCTTCTCATCAGCAGCAATCTCAACAAGGCATGACAGTACCACTCTCGAAACATCTGATGGCCTCACCGTCTCTATCAGCGGCTTCATCAACCGCTCTCGTTCTTTCCAAAACGGGTTTTCGTCTGAGGATTGCAACCGTTTCCTCTTAGGGTTTCCTTACCACTGGAAAGACTACACTGAAGAAAGGTTCGTGGAGGAGGAGAAAGATCACTGCGTTTCCTTTGATGATATTCCTGTGAATAGGTTGCAAGATGTTCTCTTTACGGCTTCTCCTCGCTTTCAAGCTAAGATCTTGGATGATGCTGTTGACAGTTTGAGAGATTTGCTTCGTTCTAGTACTGAGAAGCCAGACAAGGAGTGTCGGACACCAAGAATGGATGGTGGAAACGAGGAGAGTTTGGTTTTGAGTGTTGTGGGAGTGAAGACTCGAGGGATGGTTAGAAGGAGAGAGGAGGGTGAAGCTTCCATTGGGGAAAGAGTCCTCAGATCGTCCAAGAAGAACAAGTTTCTACTGAATTAGCTTttagtaatatatttttttggattgttTTGTGGGATGtgaaatttcttattttattggTCTTATcgttttttgttatttgtcATCCTAGAAATGAGGTTGATCAAAGGATCCCACCAAAATACTCGGACAAAgactatttctctctttttgtcTGATCAATGTTTTGTATTTTACGCAAGCATATACGCCCATGTTTGATTCTTCTTTGTCAAGCATCACATTCGGCCTCTGACAAAAACATGTTGCAGAGAGCAGCGAGCAATGCGTATTCATGGTGGTGGGCCAGCCACATCCGTACAAAGCAATCCAAATGGCTCGAACACAATCTTCAAGGTACCTTCTATTTTTcatcatgtgtgtgtgtgtgtgtgcccATTGTTTTGTTTAATCTCTCACTAAACAAAGAATCCTCTTGTGATTTAGATATGGAAGAAAAAGTTGAATATACTCTTAAGATCATAGATGAAGATGGAGACACTTTCGCCAGAAGAGCTGAGATGTACTACCGTAAAAGACCAGAGATTGTTAGTTTCGTGGAGGAGGCTTTTCGATCATACCGTGCATTAGCTGAACGCTATGATCATTTGTCTAGAGAGCTTCAAAGCGCAAACCGCACCATCGCCACTGCCTTTCCTGAACATGTTCAGTTTCCTTTGGAGGATGATGAAACTGAAGATTTCGAAGGGAATCCACGGAAACAACCGCATCTTCATCTGATTCCCAAGGGAAGCAACATCCCTCAAGTCCCGGAGATGCCAATGAAAGAATTCAGGAGTCAGTCTAtgatgttgtcaagaaaaggACCAGCTGGTCTGAAAAGGACAGTTTCTTCTGCTTTAGCAAAGCGGGAAGCGGCGGTTGTGAGTTCAGGATTGAGTAAAGAAGAAGGGTTGGAGGAGATTGATAACCTTCAGAAGGGGATCTTGGCGTTGCAGACGGAGAAAGAGTTTGTGAGGAGCTCATATGAGGAGTCTTATGAGAGGTACTGGGATTTGGAGAATGAAGTTGCTGAGATGCAGAAGAGAGTTTGTAGCTTACAAGATGAGTTTGGTCTCGGTGCTGCCATTGATGATAGTGACGCTAGGACATTGATGGCGAGCACCGCCTTGAGCTCTTGTAAGGACACACTAGCTAAGCTTGAAGAGAAACAGAAGCAATCTGTTGAAGAAGCAGAGATTGAGAAGGAAAGAATCACCACTGCTAAGGAGAGGTTTTATGCCTTGAGGAACAAGTTTGAGAAACCGGAAAGTGATGATCATGATAAGTTCATTAAGACAGAAGCAAAAGTAGATGTGGTTCAAGAATCGAGCTACGAATCTGAGAGAGAAGATTCAAATGAGAATCTAACTGTTGTGAAGCTTGCAGAGAAGATTGATGATCTTGTGCAGAAGATTGTTTCGTTGGAGAGCAATGCTTCGTCTCACACTGCATTAGTGAAGACATTAAGATCAGAGACAGATGGTTTACATGAACATATACGTGGTCTAGAGGAGGACAAGGCGGCTCTTGTTTCAGATTCCACGGATATGAAACAGAGGATAGCAGTTCTTGAAAAGGAGCTGAGTGAAGTTAGAAAGCTATTCCAAAAGGTAGAAGATCAGAACAAGAGTCTACAGAAACAATTCAAGGAAGCCAATTGGACTGCTGATGATTTATCTGGCAAGTTACAAGATGTGAAGATGGATGAAGATGTCGAAGGAGCCGGAATTTTCCAGGAATTGCCAGCTGTTTCAGGATCAGAAGATTATCTGAAGTCAATCACGAAGGAGACGGAAAGGGAAAGTAGTGTTGAAGACAGGAAGAAACATGCCATTGTAGTTAAAGATAGTGAAGACACTGAAGGAGCTCAAGAAGAGAGACCTGAGACTAAAGATTCCTTTGCTTTGTCAGAAACAGCAAGCACTTATTTTGGAACAGAGGGAGAAGAGCTGGTAACAGAAGACGAAGATGAAGAGACACCAAACTGGAGACAGTTGTTACCAGATGGCATGGAGGACAGAGAGAAGGTTCTGTTAGATGATTACACATCAGTGCTAAGGGACTACAGAGGAGTAAAGAGAAAGTTAGGCGAAGTCGAGAAGAAGAACCGAGAAGGATTCTTCGAGCTGGCATTACAGTTAAGAGAACTCAAGAATGCTGTTGCGTACAAAGACGTAGAGATTCAGTCTTTACGCCAAAAACTAGGCACGCTAGAGAAAGACTCTCCGCATCAAGTAGAAGGAAATAACCAGATGGAACATGATCAAGGACAGCGTGAAAGTGTGAGCATTTCACCAACTTCTAATTTTTCGGTTTCCACTACACCGCATCATCAAGTAGGAGAGGTGAAGAGAATACCTGAAAGGACAAATTCAGATGAGGTTAGGGTGAAATTTGCAGACGTTGATGATAGCCCGAGAACAAAGATTCCAGCTGTGGAAGACAAAGTGCGTGCAGATATCGACGCTGTCTTGGAAGAGAATCTAGAGTTCTGGTTAAGATTTAGCACATCGGTGCATCAGATACAGAAGTTCCAAACAACAGTTCAGGATTTGAAGTCAGAGCTAACGAAGCTGAAAATCCAAAGCAAACAACAGCAAGAATCTTCAAGAAGCAAGCACGCAGCTGCATCAGAGGCAAAACCTATCTATAGACACCTAAGAGAAATTCGAACAGAGCTGCAGTTGTGGCTAGAAACAAGTGCAGTTCTTAAAGACGAACTCCAAGGAAGGTTTGCATCGCTAGCTAATATACAAGAAGAAATCGGGAGAGTCACGGCTCACTCGGGTGGTAGTAAAGTAAGTGATTCAGAGATTAGCAGTTACCAAGCTGCAAAGTTCCATGGAGAGATACTTAACATGAAACAAGAGAACAAAAGGGTTTCAAGCGAACTTCAATCGGGTCTTGATCGTGTAAGAGTGTTGAAGACAGACGTAGAGAGAATTCTAAGTAAACTGGAAGAGGATATTGGGATCTCAAGTGCAACAGAAGCAAGGACAACTCCGAGCAAGAGCTCTTCGAGTGGAAAAGCGAGGATTCCATTACGGTCATTCTTGTTTGGTGTCAAGTTAAAGAAGCAGACAAAACAGAAGCAAGCTTCAGCATCTCTCTTCTCCTGTGTTAGTCCATTTCCAGCTCCGCAACAAGAGTCTAGTTAGGTTTAACCTGGAAAGCTCCTCCCTGAATAATCAATCAAGTCATGTGTCTGTTATTTTCCTTTCCTTTTAGTTCCTTGTTTTCTAGCTTTACTGTCTTTGTACCAAAACTATTGCTTTAAATCAAACTGTATCTTCTTTCTGCTTTACTGTTTTCTACTAGACCTTAAAAATCTCTTTGGAGTAAGTAGTGAGTATTACTACTGTACATTATCGTATTCCAGTCCTAAGAAAACACAAGAATAAAAGCACTAAAACAATGCACGAAATATAAACTACAACCCCTTCTTCTCGGTCCCTGTAACGGTTGCAACATCCGGACTTTTCCCTTGGATTTTGATTCAGCCTCAGCCACCACAAGCGGTGAAACCGTGGTACTACTCTCTTTTCCAGATGGTTTAGCCAACGAACTTTTCTCGGTACCACTACCAACTTCAGTCTGAGGTACTTGGGTATGCTTAGGCAAAAGACTAGGAGTCTCCACCTTTGCAGCCACCGGTTTTGCTGTGGTAATCACTGAGTTCGTTGAGATGGCTTTATTTGATTGAAGTGTTGGTGTAACTATGGGGTTTGCTATGTTTCCCTGTGTCTGCACACTAACAGGCTTGCAAGTAGCAGTAACTCCCGCTCCCGCATTTGGCTTTTGTGGAATTACATTAGCCGCAGGAACTCTCTGTGTAGGGGCCAATCTTGACAACGCAAAACCAGGAGATGGATTATTCTAGATTGTAGGCCCTTTGGAGAAAGGAGCCATAGGTGAAGAAGATAGCACGTGTCTTGGGCTTCCAGTAACTGCATTCCTTACATTCGAAGGTCCAGCGGCAGCAACACTCTTTACTGGCTCAGTCTTCGATGCTGATATAATACTTGACGGACGAGGCAAAGACACCGCGGAAGCGGCTTTTACAGGCTCAGCATTTGGTGCTGATATAGTACCTGACGGACGCGGCAAAAAGGCTACCGGAGCGGTTTTAAAGGGTTCAGCCTTTGATGCTGATGTAACGCCTAATGGACGTGGCAAAATGGCTGCTGAAGCGGTTTTGACAGGCACAACATTCGGTGCTGATGATATACCTGATGGACGAGGGAAAGAGGCTGCAGAAGCGGCTTTTACACGCTCAGCATTCAGTGCTGATGATATACCAGATGGACGAGGAAAAGACGTGGCAGAAGGGGAAGCCTTCTTTACGGGTTCAGCATTCAGTGCTGATGATATAGCTGATGGGCGAGGGAAAGAAGCTGCGGCAGGGGAAGCCTTTATTACGGGCTCAACCTTTGGCACTGATGCGGTAGTTGCCAGGCCAGACATACAAGCTGCAGCAGCTACTGAATTAGCTGTTACCATTAGTGCTGACCTCGAAGTGGAATTTGCTGTTGTTTTCTTTGCAGGTACTCGAGATTTTGTAGTTGGAATCGATGTTGCTACCCGGGGGGTTGCTTGAACTACTGGCTGAGACTGTTGTTGACCTTGCAATGAATTACCATTGTTGGCACCATTGGCTTGTGCTCCCGTGATGGTACCGGATGTACGCACTGGAGGTATGCCTAAACAAACAGTCATATGACAAATCTAACTCAGAGAAGTGTTGGGACTTGAACAATCAAAGAAAGTATATTATAACATAACCAGAGCCTAGACGAACTTATAAATAATAGAATTAGCTAGAAAGGATCTTCTGTTAGCCATACCTACTGCAGCCTTTTTTGAGGGAACTCGATTTCCCACTGCCAAAGATAATGCACGATTAGCTGCCATTTGTTCTTCTGTTCTGTGTAGGCCAGATTGGGTAGAAGAGTTTGAAGTATCACCCCTTTTCCTTAAAAATCCCCACCGCTGCAAATAAGAAAATTCAGTTTGTTACCACCAACACGATGAAAGAAATATGCTATATACAAAAACCATCATAGATACTCATCCAAAATAGTCCTCGTAAATCTTTCTTCATACTACTATACCTGACACCATCAAATATAATTTGacgagaaaaaaacaaaaatggtgACAGGAAAGAATGCATAAACTACACAAGAACGCTCATTCATGCTGACACAAGAGGATGCACAACGTATATGGAgattattcaaaaatatgaaacaaatcaGCTAAGTAAAATTACAACCTGCGAGAGTTGTGAGACTGTTCTCTCTCCTTCAAATTCTTCCTTAGAAATAGTCACCCAGCTTCCTTCACCATGTCGTTTCACAGCAGCGATCAGCTCCTCATCCTCCTCAGCTGAccattttttccttttcttacgAGCAGCCACGCTACTGGCTAGCCCATTTCCATTATGTCCCTCAGCTGCTTTCTGAAGGGAAATAGGAAAGGTGATATTCATCCCTTTTGACGACCAATACGAGTCTGATGGTTCCTGAGGCCCCCTGTGGCCATAAGGTATATTTATGGTCAAGGGAGCCTCAAAAGTTGAGTCTTCAGGAATGTCTAAATCACTTGGCACAAAGGAAGAAGCAATCACCTAAAACGGAGATAAATCAGGAAAACTTAGCATTTGAATCATTAGGAACCCAGAATAGGCAAATTGATATACCCAAGAACAGTAGTCACCACTTAAATTATTAGGAAAACTGCATGGTAGTATGGAAGCCACTAGCTGAGACTCTAATAATAAATGCTCCACCAATTACTTTTTGGAACTTAGCATGATAAA
The Brassica napus cultivar Da-Ae chromosome A1, Da-Ae, whole genome shotgun sequence DNA segment above includes these coding regions:
- the LOC106449123 gene encoding protein NETWORKED 2A-like, translating into MFCILRKHIRPCLILLCQASHSASDKNMLQRAASNAYSWWWASHIRTKQSKWLEHNLQDMEEKVEYTLKIIDEDGDTFARRAEMYYRKRPEIVSFVEEAFRSYRALAERYDHLSRELQSANRTIATAFPEHVQFPLEDDETEDFEGNPRKQPHLHLIPKGSNIPQVPEMPMKEFRSQSMMLSRKGPAGLKRTVSSALAKREAAVVSSGLSKEEGLEEIDNLQKGILALQTEKEFVRSSYEESYERYWDLENEVAEMQKRVCSLQDEFGLGAAIDDSDARTLMASTALSSCKDTLAKLEEKQKQSVEEAEIEKERITTAKERFYALRNKFEKPESDDHDKFIKTEAKVDVVQESSYESEREDSNENLTVVKLAEKIDDLVQKIVSLESNASSHTALVKTLRSETDGLHEHIRGLEEDKAALVSDSTDMKQRIAVLEKELSEVRKLFQKVEDQNKSLQKQFKEANWTADDLSGKLQDVKMDEDVEGAGIFQELPAVSGSEDYLKSITKETERESSVEDRKKHAIVVKDSEDTEGAQEERPETKDSFALSETASTYFGTEGEELVTEDEDEETPNWRQLLPDGMEDREKVLLDDYTSVLRDYRGVKRKLGEVEKKNREGFFELALQLRELKNAVAYKDVEIQSLRQKLGTLEKDSPHQVEGNNQMEHDQGQRESVSISPTSNFSVSTTPHHQVGEVKRIPERTNSDEVRVKFADVDDSPRTKIPAVEDKVRADIDAVLEENLEFWLRFSTSVHQIQKFQTTVQDLKSELTKLKIQSKQQQESSRSKHAAASEAKPIYRHLREIRTELQLWLETSAVLKDELQGRFASLANIQEEIGRVTAHSGGSKVSDSEISSYQAAKFHGEILNMKQENKRVSSELQSGLDRVRVLKTDVERILSKLEEDIGISSATEARTTPSKSSSSGKARIPLRSFLFGVKLKKQTKQKQASASLFSCVSPFPAPQQESS
- the LOC111215875 gene encoding uncharacterized protein LOC111215875 — encoded protein: MKWISGDGEGEDEIHTIVFKESVEEITYSALVERICRKIKVDGYKVETKISYFPMVLYSNKLSYVWNDEDVFGYLLQVNHEKCRSVLHVEFNKTVQEEDDEADVYVGLSDREATDGEATDTWATDREACEADGVLTLYDDIEIHGNVTERDAIVIEDTKARPSVEVTPAVKERDDGMDLAVGQEFRTKEEAQVHIQTASHLKCFEYDVIKSDTKRYVIKCRAAKEGCKWYVRVAKLMNSDSWTVRSYIKQHRCSVVTTRTLPNRRRGTPGIVAAVLAQDYPGSLDTPAPNALIQLVHHRVAVKVSYTTSWRGKRLAANKVRGSPEESYTLLNSYMHMLKQSNPGTVARVVVDEAQKFKYLFFALGASIEGFIAMRKVLIVDATHLKNVYGGVLFVATAQDPDHHHYPIAFGIADGEKEHSWVWFMEQLKSVISDVPGLVFLSDRNKSLIKAVSLVFPQAAHGYCIWHLAQNVKVHVRNNRETCTFKFMGCAHAYTEAEFLNLYNAFRMRYPSAAEYLDKSVEERK
- the LOC106447358 gene encoding protein EMBRYO DEFECTIVE 1674-like, with the translated sequence MATKSKLQSLSARRSSPRTRSGAVREPISTPAAPCSRFVPKPNSDEIPPRTPFSFKSITPTTLKSVSLSDWWLTKKANETGLGVSGFESKGGPEVRLFSSAAISTRHDSTTLETSDGLTVSISGFINRSRSFQNGFSSEDCNRFLLGFPYHWKDYTEERFVEEEKDHCVSFDDIPVNRLQDVLFTASPRFQAKILDDAVDSLRDLLRSSTEKPDKECRTPRMDGGNEESLVLSVVGVKTRGMVRRREEGEASIGERVLRSSKKNKFLLN